The DNA window CATCACAATGCCTGTTCCTCCTAGAGTTACTAAGGTGGCAAATCTTGTGTCCGGCTTCACCCTGAAGAACTGTCAGAGTGctttacacacacttacagctgtctaaatcaaataaaattaaCAATGAAACCAAATCTTTATTAGTCTGCCTGAACTGTTTGAAAGTGATATATACAAAGCCCTACTGTGTTTAAGAATGTTTTATCATAAATACTATAGTTTGATATGGGTCAGTTCATGTTATCTGAAGTATTTCTAGGTCTTTGACTGGCAGCGCGACCAGTCGCAGcggcccctctctctcccgatAGCgtagtgttttcttttctccgtATTTTACtatggaaaaacacaattacagcCGTTGAGTTTTACTGGACTTAAACAGTAACAGCCTTTTCTGTGGAGTTACTACCCGAATCACTGAGACAACAGCTTCAAACTTTGGGACTGCTTCGCGAGCCGGTTTACCCCCCGGAGAGGAGACATAAACGGTGCGAGCGGAAACAAAAGCGCAGTAAACGTGGAGGCATGAGAGCGAGACTGGCTAAAATACCACACGGGTCCGCTCTTCCAACTTTTCTACTGGCAAATGTAAGATCTCTAGACAATAAAATGGACCATATAGAGCTGCGTGACGTGAGGGATGGCTGCGTGTACATTTTCACAAACATGGCTGAACGAACACATCCAAGACTCCGCCGTTCAGCTTGAACAATTCACATGCTACCGTTCGGACAGACTCCTTTTATTAAAGAAGAAAGGTGGTGgagtctgtgtttacatcagtgaTGCTTGGTGCTAAAAATGTAGCAGACATGCTACAAACCCAAGCCACAGACCTGTGACAGCAACACCTCTCTGCTGAACGACCTCAACAGCTTCTTTGCCAGGTTTGAAGTACACAACAGACCACCCCCTCCCCACGACCAGACCCTGTGCCTGACTGCAGCCAGTGTGAAGAGAACCTTCTCCAAGATCAACACCCGCAAGGCTGCAGGTCCAGACAACATTCCTGGCCGTGtgctgaaggactgtgcagaggagCTCAAAGATGTCTTCACGGACATTTTCAACGCTTCTGAGTCGGGCTGTTGTTCCGTcgtgcttcaaagccaccaccatcataccCGTTCCAAAGAAGCCCTCACCATCCACTTTCAATGACCCGTTGCACTGACCTCCATCgccatgaagtgctttgaaaggttAGTCATGGCCTACATCAAATCCACCCTCCCTGCCACCCTGGACCCCTACCAGTTTGCATACCGAGGTAACAGATCCACCGAGGATGCcatctgttctgctcttcacccagccctcacccacctggacaccaaaaactcatacgtcagaatgctgttcatagacttcagttcagcatttaacaccatcatccctcagcagctgatcggcaaactggaccagctggggctcagcacttccctgtgcaactggctgctggacttcctcagcGAGAGGTCTCAGACAGTGCGGGTCAGCGGCAGCACCTCAAAAACCACCGTCATGAGCACTGGGGCCCCCCAAGGTTGTgtgctcagccccctgctcttcacactgctgacccacgactgcgcgccatccttcagcagcaaccacaCAGTGCCTCTCCATCTTCcgcaagctgaagagagcacgagCACCCCCATCcatgtgctccttctacagaggcaccatcgagagcatcctgaccagctgcaGCACTGTATGGCTtgggagctgcactgctgccaaccgcaagacactgcagcgcacagtgaaggctgctgaacggattatcggtgtcccactcccctctcttctggacctctacggtacccgcctcacccgcaaagcaaccagcattgtgcgtgaccccacccacccctcacacagcctcttcagcctcctgccatcggggagacggtaccgcagcctgcgggccggctccaccggactgggaaacagcttcttccaccaagctgtcatgaagcttaactctctcccctctcttccttccctcccctctgcccccacgaacactggacgttgaaaccccctcccgtttgccaccaagaactctggactaataactctgaagctaactattcaaaagtacactcagtttactgcacattgcacaagtttactttttctttcaatttaatttaatttacaattttggtaccttttgcacaatttagaatttattactgtaaatattacttatcttattttatttgatttattttacctattttggttgtattgcaccgcgggatGGAGACGAATgaaatttcgattccactgtatatctggcatattttgaaattgacaataaagttgactttgactttaacTATTTCAAGTGCACATACTGCTGAAATAATGTTGTACCTATAGTTAGTAAACTTTAGATAGTTTTTCCAAAATTGACAGTATAAACCAAGCCAAAATCTAAAACATATCCATATTTATCACACCGGCACTAACAACCGTTTATAATAAACATATCCAAATAATCCATGTTGAATAACATACGAAGGATGCTATTGTTCTTGTTAATTATCTGCCATTCAAGTGGGAGTGATGACAGCAGCAAAGCTcttaacagtttgtttttattcctgcaCTTGTATACTTTTGACAGCAGAGGTCAGTATCCATTATGTTGTGATAATTTTCCTTTGCCCTGGgctaggttatgtgtgtgtgtagcctgtTTATAATAAGATTTGCCTGAAATGCTCAATGGTAGATGGACTTGAGCTAATAATACGTttatgggttagggttaggggtttttacaccacatgtcacacctgccattcacacactgaaggcggTGGTTGCTATGTAacgtgaccatcagaagtaactaatcccattcataggGAGGAagtcggggttaagtgtcttgccgagggacacatcggacatgttgctgcaggagctggggatcgaaccctcgaccttccagttgagaaatgactctaccaattgagccacagccaccccaatGCATCTTTAAACATCCTACATCACTGAAACAAACTTTCACAGCTACATTCTTAAATGTGTGCCTCCCCTCCTTGCTGTGGCCAGTGTGCTCATCATGGCTTTAATCAAAGTCAATTCAGCCTTCTTAAAAACCCTGCAGTCTTCTATACAGGCAACACACCAAACAGATACCATGATACATTGTCAACATGTGTGGTTACAAAATCTAGCCATAGGGTTCAGGTGCTTAAAGCAGTAATGGtctgacaaaaacatttagcCCCCTGATTACAAGGGACATTTTCAAATCATATAACTGTCTGAAGGAGCGGCCCAGCATCATGGAACAAACACATGAACCaccttcatgtgtttgttgtgttgcaccTCAGTCCATCCTtcagtgaaatcataacagTAACAGAATTTTGCTCTCCAGCAGGGACAGGATAATTCTCAGCTGCCCACAAGCGTCCACCTTGGTCGACTGGGTAAAAAAGACTTGAGTGAAACTTGATCTCTATTGTAAGGCAGGAGTGCAGATTATGCTCCAGATGCTGGTCTGTCAGTTGAATTAACAAAAATCTTGACCAAATTTGTCTGAATAATTTGAAAGTAATGTCATTTGGCCTAACCATAAAACTTGATGTATATTTTTAGAACTGAAAATGGATGGAACCAGTCTCTACCGGGTCATTAATAAAGGGGGCGGCAATAGCTCAAtctagggacttgggttgggaccTGGAGGGTCACTGGTCCAAGTCCCGGTGCGGTCCAAAATAAGGAAGTGGAGAGGTGCCAGGAAATTTCCCAATTattgcagaggtgcccttgagcaaggcaccaaaccgccaactgctctggtgcacTCCCTCCGTAGCAATGTGTAGCATCCCTGTGCTGCCTTTATTCTGAAGTCAGGGACAGGGCCAACTCTGGAGAAAAAGCCAGAAATGAAAGATCACTATGTCAAGTTCATGCAAAAGATGCTAGACAACGATCAAGATGAGCCTGCTCCACCTTTAGACAAAGGTAAAGAACATTGGTATCTGCCAACGTTTGGGGTTTACCACCCTCAGAAGCCTGGTGAAATAAGGGTTGTGTTTGATTCAAGCGCTGAATGTGATGGGACTAATCTCAATGATGTCTTGCTTAGCGGACCTGACTTGAACAACACCTTGCTAGTCCTTTTGCGGTTTCGGAAAGAACCTGTAGCCCTTACAGCAGATGTGCAGCAAATGTTCTATTGCTTTGTTGTACGAGAAGACCACAGGGATTATCTGCGATATCTCTGGTATGAGGACAATGACATCACCAAGAATGTGGTTGAATACAGGATGAAGGTCCACATATTTGGAAACAGCCCTTCGCCTGCTGTGTCTATCTACTGCATGAGATGTGCAGCTCAAAATGGTGAACAGGAACATGGTTCTGATGCAAGACAGTTTGTTCAGAGACAGTTTTATGTAGACGACGGTCTCACCTCAGTGGCAACTCCTGAAGAGGCAATAGATCTCCTCACACAAACAAGAGAGATGTTGGCAGAGTCCAACTTGCGCCTGCACAAAGTGGCATCGAACAACAGTCAGGTAATGGAAGCCTTCCCGGCAGAAGACCGTGCAAAGGATCTAAAAGACCTGGACCTTGGAGTggatcctcttcctcttcagagGAGTCTAGGGCTCTCCTGGAACTTAGAAAAAGATTTACTTACGTTGTGTCCCGCAAAGAGAAACCTTTCACAAGAAGAGGTGTGTTGTCAACAGTCAACAGTTTGTATGACCCCTTGGACTTTGTTGCGCCCATAACAATGCAAGGGAAGTCACTAGTGCGAGAGTTGTCATCTGAACAGAGTGAATGGGATGCTCCTCTCCATCCAAAAAAGGAAATTGAATGGAACACATGGAAAGATTCTTTGGAGGCTCTTGAAGACTTGCCTTTACAGAGGTGTTACATTCCAGTTTCACTGTCTTCTACTCAGAGAAAGGAACTCTGCATCTTTTCAGATGCTTCGACAATAGCGGTAgtattttaaagctgcagacaaCGAGGGACAATACCATGTTGGATTCGTCATGGGGAAGTCAAAACTGGCCAGCTCGTCCTGCCCACACAGTTCCACGTCTTGAACTCTGTGTAGCTGTGCTAGCTGTTGAACTTTATGAGCTGATCAGGGACGAGCTAGACATTGAGGTTGACACTGAAGTTTTTCACTGACAGTAAAATCGTTCTTGGATATATTCACAACACCACAAAACGGTTTTACATGTATGTTTCCAACCGAATCACTCGGATAAGAAGATCCACTCATCCCAACCAGTGGTACTATGTACCAACAGAACTGAACCCTGCAGACCATGCAACATGGTCTATACCAGCAGCTCAACTTCAAAACAGCAACTGGTTCACAGGACCAGCTTTCCTGTATCATGACAGGGCAGATGAGACACCTGATGCTGCTCTTTTCACCCTTGTTGAGCCTGAAACTGATGACGAGATTTGTCCTGAAGTCACAACTCTGGCTACCACTTGGGATCACAACAAATCACAGAGATGCTCAAGCTGGAGAACAGTCAATCGAATCATAGCTAAACTCATTCATGTTGCTGCATCTTACAAAGGAATGTTAAACGATGCTGAAAGAAAAGGATGGAAATGTTTCACAGAGTCATCCAGCACAAGTGAGTTTTTACAGGCCAAAGATGTGATTATTTGTTCTGTCCAGCATCAAGCTTTTAAGGAAGAGCTGAAAAGTCttaaaggtaaacagacatgcaacaaacaaaacacactcaagAAGCTAAATCCAGTTGTGGATCAAGATGGTGTGCTTCGTGTTGGAGGTCGTCTTTCTTCTGCTGACCTTTCAAATGAAGAAAAGCACCCACTAATTATTCCACACACTCGTCACATCTCCACACTACTTGTGAGACACTTTCATGAACAAGTAGCTCATCAAGGAAGACACATTACAGAGGGAGCTATCCGAGCAGCTGGATACTGGATAGTTGGGAGTAAACGGGAGTAAAAGTGTGTTATCTGCCACAAACTGGGAGGGAGGCTCGAGGACCAAAAGATGGCAGATCTGCCTACTGACAGGCTTACTCCAGAACCTCCATTCACCAGTGTTGGTCTTGATGTTTTTGGGCCATGGTTCATCATGACACGTCGCACCAGAGGAGGATGTACTGACAGCAAGCGCTGGGCAGTGCTCTTCACATGCTTGTCAACCAGAGCAGTTCATACTGAACTGATTGAAACTATGTCCACAGACAGTTTCATCAATGTCCTAAGGAGGTTTTTCTCTGTACGTGGTCCAGCAAAACTTCTCAGGTCAGACAGAGGGACTAACTTTGTTGGAGCTTGTAAGGAGTTGGACATAAACACAGATAACTCTGCAGTCAAGACTGACCTCCATGGCAAAGGATGCTCCTGGGTGTTTAATCCACCTCATGCTTCTCACATGGGTGGTTCCTGGGAGCGGCTCATCGGAGTTTCCAGACGCATACTGGATGCAATGTTGCTTCAGACAGGGCCAACACGTCTCACTCATGAAGTACTGAGCACATTCATGGCAGAGGTAATGCCGATTATAAATGCAAGACCCCTTGTGTCTATATCTACTGACCCAGATATGCCTGAAGTACTCACCCCGGCAATGCTCCTTACTCAGAAGGTGAGCACCATTTCAGCCCCCTCTGGAAACTTTGGAGTACCTCAGTTGTACAAAAAGCAGTGGAAGCATGTCCAGAGTCTTGCCGACACCTTCTGGAAAAGATGGAAAGGGGAGTGTCTGTCTACTCTTCAGAATCGCAGAAAATGGACAAAAGACAAACCAAATGTCAAGGACGGAGACATTGTTTTGCTAAAAGACAGCCAGGCCCACAGGAATGAATGGCCCATGGGACTGGTGATTAAGGCTTTGCCAAGCAGTGACAAGAAGGTGCGCAAGGTGGAAGTGCGCATTGTGCAGGATGGGACGGCAAAGGTGTTTCTAAGGCCGGTCTCAGAAATTGTGATTCTTCTTTCAAAGCCTTAGAGAAAGGACTCTTAGTATGTTTCGAACTGAAGACATTCCCTTTTGAGTCTTGTTGCATTTGTAGTGATATAATGTTGTTATATCAAGCGGGGAGTGtgctgcctttattttgaagtcagTAATTTGaattaagttaaaaatgttAGTCAATAAAAGTTGTCATAAAAAGTTagatttaaaagattaaaaacatttcatttttacattagTTCATGGTTTATTCTGCCATCTATTGGTCATTGTGGGTAGTTAGTTCATTAAGTCACATGCTGCAGTGAAGCAGTCAgaaggacagagacagacaggatgCATGTTGCTGCTGAATGGTTTTCTGCTATGCTTCTGCCTTGGAGACCATTTGTCTGTAAGTCTTATGTTCAGTTCATTATAAAAATGTTGAGATATTAACACAAAATTCAAGTCAGAaacttttagttgtttttgtcttccatGTGCTCTTAGCTAATGCTAAATGTAGTAGCTAACTGTTTTCCTCATGGTTATGATAGCATGTAGCTTTGTgttgaattaacatttttatgcaTTTCTGTGCTTGCTTGAATTTGGATAGCAATTCTTATACTTTGTAAATGTATACTTGTTATCTGTACTGACATATTGTTATTCTCTTTGTAAGATTGcagttttacaaaaacaaaacaaaacgaaaGGAGCTCAAGTAAAATCAAGAAAAGACAagccttgtgtttttattggaggACTTTTGTTTGAGTGTTATCTGGCTGTCAAATCCTGTACATTGGAACGTGCAGAAAAGGCAGTACAatccccactctgacatctttccATTAATGAATGTCCATAGGTCCTGATTTGCATGTGCATGTATGTCGGGTCACATTTTCGATTGAAGCAAACCCAGGCATggggaaaagaggaggaaagcCCTTTCAAAGGTTCGAGGGTACAATTTGGGCAACTAATTATATAACTGATTATATAACTCTGTTGTGGGGAGCCAATCAGTTTGCGTGTCAACAATAGTTGTGCAAATAGATCAGATATATAAATTCAGGGGTTGATGGCCAGTCTGAAGCTCCAGAGCATCTCATCGATGTGTTTGTGACTCGAAAAGCTTTGTCGTCTGTGAGTGTCATCAAAACTGCGATGATGAGAACCTATCTGATTTTGTTGGGTCTGCTCTCCCTGTGCGGCCTCTGCTTCAGTTCAGGTAATACCCACACAATGTAAATATTACACTAAAAGTTGTGTGTCTTATTGTCAATTATACCCCTTTCTCTATGTGTGCTAGCATttattacatgtgtgtgtagttatttttgagcattttgtaaatgtgtcttttttctgtAGAGTGTAATGCAGAGTTTCAGCAGAATGAGGATTTCCCAGGAACAGATATACAACACCTCTACTCTCCTGATGCTGAGCACTGTCAGCACCTTTGCACCCAGCACCCCTCCTGCCAGTTTTTCACTTTTGTTCGGTCAGACTGGACCAGAGATGACAGGTAGGAAATAACAAAATAAGTATTAAAAGTAtgagtattgtgtttttaataatataatgtaatgagCAGAATACATCTCAAGACCCTGCAAATGTATTTTGAAGTCTTGAATTCTCAAAGTTTCAGTATCAAAGAGCTCATGACAAAAAGTTAAAACTGTCGACATAAAGAAGTTACTTTTAAGTTTGAAGTTGATGCCGTCCTGCCGTTACAATAAATGTGGGAATTATGCAATCCCTCTCTGCAAACATGTAGTTCAATAACCCTGTCAGAGCTGTCCATTatcttgacacacacacaaacacagacacgcacccacaaaaggaaaaaaaatctgccccTCTCTCCACAGGCACTTCTACTGTTACCTGAAGTCCACTCCCTCTGGAGTGCCAAATAAGAGGACTCCACTGCTGGGCGTTACTTCAGGCTTCTCTCTGAAACCCTGCAACCCAGTCCCACGTAAGTTTGctccagtttaaaataatgaccAGACATATTGTGAATGGTGCTGCATGATCACATTCCCCTCTCCTgttatctctgtgtgtctgctagAACCCTGTCTGTCTAAGGTGTACCAGAATGTCGACTTCTTTGGTGCAGACTACAAGACATTATTCACAGCTGACTATGAGAGCTGTCAGAGAGCCTGCACACAGGACTCATCCTGTCAGTTCTTCACTTTTGTGAATGATGTCTTCACACCAGAATCTATCAGGTACACTGGATTCACATAGTGTTACATTAAACACAATATATTGCATAATACGATGATATGTGGGGTGGAAGTacctcagtctgtagggactcggGTTGGAAAAAGGAGGGTCAGCGGATCAAGTTCTGGTGCGGCCTAAGTCTGGAAATTTGTCGCATAAAGATGTGCCAGTTCACTCCCTGAGCACTGCagaagtgcccttgagcaaggcactatCCAACCCCCCTCCTCACCACCAGCCCAGAAttgctcgctgtgggcagcccccttcctctgacatctctctgttaACGCATGTCAacctgtttgtgcgtgtgtgtagaaTGTCTCAATAatagagtgtaaaactgaaatTCCCCTCGTGAATAAAgcacatcttcttcttcatataTGGGTAAAATAAGTGAATGTGCAGCTAATAAAACTGAGGAAGTAATTACTTTGCTTTTGTATATGCTTGTTAACAAGGTTTTAAGGCTAGAAGTGCCACAATGATAATATGGATATGACCTACTAAATTTCCTAAATTGAATATAtgacacaaaaaacattaatgCCATATTTTTACAGTTTCCGCTATTAGACAGGTTCTATTTTAATCATGCTTTCTTCTTGCTCCCTCTTTGTCTAGAATGGTTTAATTAAAAACTATGTTCATGAACCAATACCtgatatttatattttgcaCAGAAGggctcaaaacaaacaacagtaaacatttcattttagtaATGTTATAGACATTTGGATAGGCATGACATCTTAAATTTGAATGTGTTCAAGATGATTGAGAAAATCAATGTGAATGTATTTTGCAGTTTACGGTAGTAATCGCAAGTTCTAAAGTTCAATTCAACAACAGTTACCTTATTATGTTATGTCTGGTCTGTTTAAGGTACAAGTGTCACCTCAAATTCAGCTGGACAATCCCCAGGCCACCTCTTGTTTTAGGGAAGGCCGGTGTAGTGTCTGGATTCTCCCACAAAACACAAATGGGCCTAAACTTTGACACAGGTACACAAAAAGTCACTAAAACATGTAACTAAATTATAAGATAATTGTATTCTCATTTTGTCTTATGTTTTGCCCGTCTTTTGTTCAGCCTGTCAGGGCAAGCTttttcaaaacactgccatCCCAGGAAACCACCTACAGGCTCTGCCCGCCTCCTCTGCTGAACACTGTCAGATGCTGTGCTCTGCACATCCATCCTGCACCTTCTTCACTTTTATACGGTAGGGTTTGTTTGACAGAAGTCTTTCAAGGAGGGAAATatttttgtaactgtttttctGTCACAGAAAAGGGAGAAGTTTCgtacatgacaaaaaaaaaatagctttagTCATTTTTCGTTAAATGTAATCTGTActtttcttaaaatatatttttttgccaatATATCCATTTTGTTTATGTAGTGAAAGCTTCACGTGTAACCTGAAGAGTAACGTAAATGAAATGGTGACCGTGGCTAAAGCAGGAGTCACCTCTGGATTACCAGAACGCTTGTGTCAGCTCGATAACAGTAAGTACCACTGATCAACATTAACCCCAGGTGTTGACCAATCAGTTGTAGGTACATTTTTATGCTTCAGTGATATATAACTTCAGTCCACCAGCAACGTGATGCAATGAAAGTAGAGAAGTTCAATGAGTCCCAACCAGAAATCGGTCTATGTAAGAATAAATCCTGATATCTACTGTGTAGATAGCAACGCTCCAGCATGCAGGTGCACCTGGCTCTTAAAGGCAATGAGTGCTGACAATCCGATTGGTGATAAACATGTTGTGCCCAAAACACACCTATGTACGTTAAGTCATACCACTTGCACCAAACACTTTGCACCATGTGCCtcgcttaaaggaagaatgtgtaactttttgatccagttgATGTCGCCCTTGAGTACCAGCATGAGACCATGCACCATTcttcgctctcctccagcaacacacctGCAACCCCCCTTCACTCGAATTCTCACAGAGTTGTTTAGCCCAAGTGGCGGTCAAAACTGGCCTTGGCTTGAgatgcaattgcctgtggcctgcgttgttgtgttagcaggctaatgaaAGCACacttagcttgtagcttcacttTGCATATAAAGTGACAGAATAACcgtgatttaaaaacacttgtgacattcaaataagcagtcaGTAGGCCATGTtgttattcttttctctagtccttgaacAAAACAGTTTGTATACTCAGGAAGAGTCGGGTGTCCTGTCCACgtaaacatgatataaacaaggctccaacaacaacacagccggggggactcaagcttctcactcattgtcgacagtcaggactcagagacataacttgatttctgttatatgtaaaatgttgcacattcttccttaatGCCAATATTGTACATTGCGTTAATAGCAAAACAGTCAGAGATGCAACACATCACTTTGCACCCACACACTTTTGACAGTGCGCTT is part of the Labrus mixtus chromosome 16, fLabMix1.1, whole genome shotgun sequence genome and encodes:
- the LOC132991214 gene encoding uncharacterized protein LOC132991214, translating into MSTDSFINVLRRFFSVRGPAKLLRSDRGTNFVGACKELDINTDNSAVKTDLHGKGCSWVFNPPHASHMGGSWERLIGVSRRILDAMLLQTGPTRLTHEVLSTFMAEVMPIINARPLVSISTDPDMPEVLTPAMLLTQKVSTISAPSGNFGVPQLYKKQWKHVQSLADTFWKRWKGECLSTLQNRRKWTKDKPNVKDGDIVLLKDSQAHRNEWPMGLVIKALPSSDKKVRKVEVRIVQDGTAKVFLRPVSEIVILLSKP
- the LOC132991211 gene encoding coagulation factor XI-like, which codes for MMRTYLILLGLLSLCGLCFSSECNAEFQQNEDFPGTDIQHLYSPDAEHCQHLCTQHPSCQFFTFVRSDWTRDDRHFYCYLKSTPSGVPNKRTPLLGVTSGFSLKPCNPVPQPCLSKVYQNVDFFGADYKTLFTADYESCQRACTQDSSCQFFTFVNDVFTPESIRYKCHLKFSWTIPRPPLVLGKAGVVSGFSHKTQMGLNFDTACQGKLFQNTAIPGNHLQALPASSAEHCQMLCSAHPSCTFFTFIRESFTCNLKSNVNEMVTVAKAGVTSGLPERLCQLDNSWVKEALEDVDFQSSDIGFELMDDAETCQRKCSEDANCQFYAYANELFHNPDYWRRCYFKRVITMPAPPKVANLANVVSGFTLKNCQSALHTLTAV